The DNA window GGTGGGGCGCCCGTGCATCACTTCTTGGAAGTCTCCTGCTTCGCCGAGGCGACGGTGGTCCCCGAGCGCGGGGTGATCCCCGTCCGGCCCGACGTCCCCCTGGACCGCGCGGCGCTGGTCGGCTGCGCCGTCACCACGGGCTGGGGCGCCGTCGTCCACACCGCCGGGGTGCGGCCCGGCTCCAGCGTGGCCGTGGTGGGCACGGGCGGCGTCGGCCTCAACGTCGTCCAGGCGGCCGCGCTCTCCGGCGCCTGGCCGGTGATCGCCGTCGACCGGGTGCCGGCCAAGCTGGAGCTGGCGCGCCAGTTCGGCGCCACGCACACGGTGGACGCCTCGCGCACCTCGGACGTCATCGGCGCCGTCGTCGACCTGACCGAGGGCCGCGGCGCCGACTACGCCTTCGAGGTGGTGGGCCGGCCGGAGACCATCGCCTCCGCCTACGGCATGGCGAGGAAAGGCGGCACCGTGGTGGTGGTGGGCGTGGCCGCGCCGCATCTGGAGGTCGGCATCAACGCCTTCTCGCTCCCCTCCCAGTCGAAGGTGCTGACCGGCAGCTGGTACGGGCGCTCCGTCCCCGAGGTGGACATCCCGCACATCCTGGATCTCTACATGGCCGGCCGGCTGAAGCTGGACGAGCTGATCTCCCGCCGCTACCGGCTGGAGGAGGCCAACGAGGCCTTCGACGCCCTGCGCGCGGGCGAGGTGGCGCGGGGCGTGCTGCTCCTCGGCGGGTGAGCCGCCTGCGGCGAGGGGACCGCGCGGAGGAAGGAAGGAGGCATGCAGGCGTGGAGGGCGACGGGCGCACCGGGGGCGACCTGCTGCGCGAGCGCCTCCTCTTCGTGGACGGCCGCTGGCGGGAGCCCGCCTCGGGCCGGTACCGGGAGGACGTGGACCCGGCGACGGGCGAACCCTTCGCGCTGGCGGCCGAGTCGGCTCCCGAGGACGTGGAGCGGGCCGTCGGGGCCGCGCGGCGCGCCATGGAGGAGCGGCGCTGGCTGACCGTGGACCCGCTGGAACGGGCCCGCGTCCTGCGGCGCATCGCCGACGGCATCCGGGCCCGCGCCGGCGACCTGGCCGCGCTGATGGTTCGGGAGAACGGGATGCCGGTCAACTTCGCCCGGTGGATCGAGATCCCCATGGCGGCCGACGTCTTCGACTACTTCGCCGGGCTGGTGGCCACCGTCCACGGGGAGACGCCGCCCTTCTCGCTTCCCGGGCCGCAGGGCGACTACCTGGTGCTGACGCTGAAGGAGCCGGTGGGGGTGGCCGGGCTGATCACGCCCTGGAACTTCCCCCTCTTGATGCCGGCCTGGAAGGTGGCGCCGGCACTGGCCGCGGGCTGCGCGGCGGTGCTCAAGCCGGCGCCGGAGACGCCGCTCACCGCGCTGGCCCTGGCCGCCATCGCCGAGGCGGCCGGCCTTCCCGAGGGCGTGCTCAACGTCCTGCCGGGCGGCGACGAGGCGGGCGCGGCGCTGGTGGCCCACCCGGAGGTGCCGCGCATCGCCTTCACGGGCGAGACCGCCACGGGAGTCCGGATCCTGGCCGGCGCCGCACCCCATATCAAGCGGGTGACGCTGGAGCTGGGCGGGAAGTCGCCCAACATCGTCTTCGCCGACATGGCCGAGGACGACCGGCTCCTGGCGCAGGCGGTGGAGGGGGCGCTCTTCGGCCTCTACCTCAACTCGGGCCAGGTCTGCCAGGCGGGCTCGCGCATCCTGGTGGAGCGGCCGGCCTACGAGCGCTTCGTGGAAGCGCTGGCCGCGCGCGTCCGCTCCCTCCGCCTGGGCCCCGGCCGGGAGCCCTCCACGGACGTGGGTCCGCTGATCAGCCGGGCCCAGATGGAGCGGGTGCTGGGCTACGTGGAGGAGGGGCTGGCGGCGGGCGCCCGGCTGCTGGCGGGCGGCGGGCGGGCCGAGGAGCTGGGCCCGGGCTACTTCGTCCGGCCCACGCTCTTCGCGGACGTCCGGCCGGAGATGCGCATCGCCCGGGAGGAGATCTTCGGGCCGGTGGCGGCAGTGCTTCCTTTCGAGGACGAGGCGGAGGCGGTCCGCCTGGCCAACGCCGGCCCCTACGGCCTGGCGGCCGGCGTCTGGACGCGGGACGTGAAGCGGGCGCTGCGCATGGCGCGGAGCGTCCAGGCGGGCACCGTCTGGCTCAACACCTACCAGCTGCTGACGCCCACGGCGCCCTTCGGCGGCTACAAGAAGAGCGGCTTCGGGCGGGAGCTGGGCCGCGGTGCGCTCGAGGCCTACCTGGAGACCAAGACGGTCATCGCCGACCTGAACGAGGAGCCCTTCGGCTACTTCTGAGCGGGTGCGGGGCTCCTCCCGGGGCCGCGGGGGGCCGCACCGCCCCCGCCCGCCTCCGCGGCTCGGGGGCGGCCGCCTGCGGTATGCTGCAGGCGAAATCCCGTTTCACGACCGCGGGCCGGGGTGGGCGCTGCCGGCCCGCGGCGGGCGGCGCCCGCCGCGGCCGGCGGGGGGAGGGGGGGTGGGGCGGGGGGGCGGGGGCGGGGGGGGGGGGCTGGGGCCCCCCGGGGGGGGGCGCGGGGGGGCCCCCCACCGGCCTGGGCCCCGGGGTATCGGCCCCCGGGGCCTGGTCATACTATTCGGGGCGCCGCTGCAGACCGGCGCGGCCTGTCTGACCGCGCTCCAACCGGGCGGGGGACGCGCAGGTCTGCGCGGCAGACGCTGTCGGGGCGGTGCGGCGAGGTGGGCAGGAGGGGCAGGCTGAGGGTCGGGCACCGGACCAAGGAGCTGGTCAGGCGGCTCCGCCCGGGGGAGTTTGCGGTCGTCGACCACCCCGACATGGACCTGGCCTCGGCCCACGCCCTGGCGGAGCGGCGGGTGGGGGCAGTCTTCAACCTGTCCCCCTCCTTCTCGGGGCGGTTGCCTGCGCCGGGGCCGACATGGCTGATCGACAGGGGCATCCCCGTGGTCGACGGCCTGGGGAGCGCGGCCCCCCTGCGCGAGGGGCTGGAAGTGGAGCTCCGCGGGGGCGTGGTGTACCACCGGGGTCGGCCCCTGGCCTGCGGCCGGAGACTTACCCGCTCTGAAGCGGCCCGGGAGCTGCAGCGGGCCCGCCGGGCGCTGCGCCGCCAGTGGGGGGTGTTCCTGGACAACACGCTCACCCGGGCCCTGGCCGAAAAGGATGCCTTCCTCCGCCCGCTCAGCCTCCCCCCGGTCGCCACCAGGTTCAGGGGCCGCCATGCTCTGGTGGTGGTCAGAGGAGGATCTTACCGCGAGGACCTCAGGGCGGTCCTGCCGTATGTCCGCGGCGTCCGCCCCGCCCTGGTGGGGGTGGACGGGGGGGCCGACGCGCTGATGGCCCTGGGGCTGGTGCCGGACGTGGTGGTGGGCGACATG is part of the Bacillota bacterium genome and encodes:
- a CDS encoding Zn-dependent alcohol dehydrogenase, yielding MSRVRAAVLEEAGRRLQVEELELEPPGPGEVMVRLAAAGVCHSDLHVIEGDLPVPLPAVLGHEGAGVVEAVGEGVTRVRPGDHVVLSWIPGCGRCYYCRIGRPELCDEAARLQVAGTLPGGALRLRRPGGAPVHHFLEVSCFAEATVVPERGVIPVRPDVPLDRAALVGCAVTTGWGAVVHTAGVRPGSSVAVVGTGGVGLNVVQAAALSGAWPVIAVDRVPAKLELARQFGATHTVDASRTSDVIGAVVDLTEGRGADYAFEVVGRPETIASAYGMARKGGTVVVVGVAAPHLEVGINAFSLPSQSKVLTGSWYGRSVPEVDIPHILDLYMAGRLKLDELISRRYRLEEANEAFDALRAGEVARGVLLLGG
- a CDS encoding aldehyde dehydrogenase family protein, with protein sequence MRERLLFVDGRWREPASGRYREDVDPATGEPFALAAESAPEDVERAVGAARRAMEERRWLTVDPLERARVLRRIADGIRARAGDLAALMVRENGMPVNFARWIEIPMAADVFDYFAGLVATVHGETPPFSLPGPQGDYLVLTLKEPVGVAGLITPWNFPLLMPAWKVAPALAAGCAAVLKPAPETPLTALALAAIAEAAGLPEGVLNVLPGGDEAGAALVAHPEVPRIAFTGETATGVRILAGAAPHIKRVTLELGGKSPNIVFADMAEDDRLLAQAVEGALFGLYLNSGQVCQAGSRILVERPAYERFVEALAARVRSLRLGPGREPSTDVGPLISRAQMERVLGYVEEGLAAGARLLAGGGRAEELGPGYFVRPTLFADVRPEMRIAREEIFGPVAAVLPFEDEAEAVRLANAGPYGLAAGVWTRDVKRALRMARSVQAGTVWLNTYQLLTPTAPFGGYKKSGFGRELGRGALEAYLETKTVIADLNEEPFGYF